A window of the Syntrophothermus lipocalidus DSM 12680 genome harbors these coding sequences:
- the rho gene encoding transcription termination factor Rho, whose protein sequence is MNLSELEQKTMVELYQMARELNLTGYSRLRKKELVFEIMKALTNSDQLLEASGVLEILPDGYGFLRPFAYLPSQDDIYVSPSQIRKFDLRTGDRVSGQVRPPKDSERFFALLKVEKVNGFAAEESPRRLHFDALTPLYPYEKIKLETTSHEISTRIIDLVAPIGKGQRGLIVAPPKAGKTVLLQKIANGIITNHPEIIVFILLVDERPEEVTDMQRSVQAEVIASTFDEPPDNHVKVAEMVLERAKRLVEHKQDVVILLDSLTRLARAHNLVIPPSGRTLSGGLDPASLNKPKRFFGAARKIEEGGSLTVLATALVETGSRMDEVIFEEFKGTGNMELVLDRKLAERRIFPAIDLKRSGTRKEELLLSPEELELMWNLRRMFSNYQTTEIMEIMIDTLRKTKSNRDLLRAAPMVFADN, encoded by the coding sequence TTGAACTTATCGGAACTGGAACAGAAAACCATGGTCGAGTTGTACCAAATGGCCAGAGAGCTTAATCTAACCGGGTACTCTCGCCTGCGAAAAAAAGAGTTAGTATTCGAGATAATGAAGGCGCTTACCAACTCAGACCAGCTTTTGGAAGCATCAGGAGTACTCGAGATTCTGCCCGACGGCTACGGTTTCTTGCGACCCTTTGCTTATCTCCCCAGCCAGGATGATATTTATGTTTCTCCATCGCAGATACGCAAGTTCGATTTGAGGACTGGGGACCGGGTATCCGGACAGGTAAGGCCGCCAAAGGACAGCGAAAGGTTTTTCGCTTTGCTTAAGGTGGAGAAAGTTAACGGGTTTGCGGCCGAAGAATCTCCCCGACGCTTGCACTTCGATGCGCTGACCCCGTTATACCCCTACGAAAAAATCAAGCTAGAAACTACCTCCCATGAAATCAGTACCCGCATAATAGACCTGGTAGCTCCTATCGGAAAGGGACAGAGGGGGTTGATAGTTGCTCCCCCCAAAGCAGGAAAAACAGTACTGTTGCAAAAGATTGCCAACGGCATTATTACTAATCACCCGGAAATAATAGTATTTATTTTGCTCGTCGACGAGCGTCCAGAAGAAGTAACCGATATGCAGCGTTCGGTACAAGCGGAGGTAATCGCTTCTACCTTCGACGAGCCCCCTGACAACCACGTAAAGGTCGCGGAAATGGTGCTTGAGAGGGCGAAACGTTTAGTAGAGCATAAGCAGGACGTGGTTATCCTCCTCGACAGCTTAACCCGCCTGGCAAGGGCCCACAATTTAGTAATTCCCCCCAGTGGCCGGACCCTTTCGGGAGGGCTTGACCCCGCTTCGTTGAACAAGCCCAAGCGCTTTTTCGGTGCTGCCCGCAAGATTGAAGAAGGAGGTAGCTTGACTGTTTTGGCTACGGCCTTGGTAGAGACCGGTTCGCGTATGGACGAGGTTATATTTGAAGAGTTCAAAGGAACAGGTAATATGGAACTGGTCTTGGATCGAAAGCTAGCCGAAAGGCGGATTTTCCCAGCCATCGATCTCAAACGTTCTGGTACTCGCAAAGAGGAGCTCCTTCTTTCTCCGGAAGAGTTGGAACTGATGTGGAACTTAAGGCGGATGTTCAGCAATTACCAGACAACCGAAATAATGGAGATAATGATCGACACGTTGAGAAAAACCAAATCGAATCGAGACCTGCTGCGGGCAGCCCCCATGGTGTTTGCCGATAACTAA
- a CDS encoding DUF2062 domain-containing protein, protein MSDLLLRVFKKEDAALRIAVGFALGSCVNFLPTMGFGLPIAVAVAFISRTNIVAAVAGETLFKPLFPVMLYLNFKVGAALTGNYLGKVFSWPLESPRLVFQTCLAYSKVFVVGLITNTVVLGAILVGVLVVLLSKYRQRIISLLSTREEDIG, encoded by the coding sequence TTGTCAGACCTGCTGTTGCGCGTGTTTAAAAAGGAAGATGCGGCCCTACGAATAGCCGTGGGCTTCGCCCTCGGTTCCTGCGTGAATTTTCTTCCTACCATGGGATTTGGGCTTCCGATAGCTGTGGCAGTTGCTTTTATTTCTCGCACCAACATAGTGGCTGCTGTTGCTGGAGAGACTCTATTTAAACCGTTGTTTCCTGTAATGTTATACTTGAACTTCAAAGTGGGGGCGGCTTTGACGGGGAATTATTTGGGAAAGGTTTTCAGCTGGCCTCTTGAGTCGCCCCGCTTGGTCTTTCAGACTTGTTTAGCCTATTCCAAGGTTTTCGTGGTGGGACTGATTACCAACACAGTGGTGTTAGGAGCAATTTTGGTGGGGGTATTAGTGGTGCTCCTGTCAAAATATAGACAAAGAATTATTAGTTTGCTGTCAACCAGAGAGGAGGATATTGGTTGA
- the glpX gene encoding class II fructose-bisphosphatase, producing the protein MERELALEFVRVTEAAALSAARWMGRGNKDAADEAAVSAMRATFDTVQIDGIVVIGEGEMDEAPMLYIGERVGMGVPPMVDVAVDPLEGTNIVAKGLTGAIAVLAVAPRGTLLHAPDMYMDKIAVGPECKGRVSLDAPVKDNLKEVAKALNKKICELTVVVLDRPRHQELIEEIRMAGARIKLITDGDVSPAVAAAYPGSGVDILMGIGGAPEGVISAAALRCLGGDFQGRLWPTEEAEVERARSMGISDINHLFTLEELVQSEDVIFAATGITDGDLLKGVRYSARRARTHSLVMRGTSGTVRYIVADHQLDRKPLFKDNRIKVFEP; encoded by the coding sequence ATGGAGAGGGAACTCGCACTGGAGTTTGTGAGGGTTACCGAAGCAGCTGCTTTATCCGCTGCTAGGTGGATGGGGAGAGGCAACAAGGACGCGGCGGATGAGGCTGCCGTCTCAGCCATGAGGGCAACTTTCGATACAGTTCAGATTGACGGTATTGTTGTCATTGGTGAAGGGGAAATGGATGAGGCCCCCATGTTGTACATCGGAGAAAGAGTTGGTATGGGGGTGCCTCCCATGGTCGATGTTGCTGTAGATCCGCTGGAAGGGACAAACATAGTGGCCAAGGGCTTAACCGGAGCTATTGCCGTGTTAGCAGTGGCGCCTCGGGGTACCCTGCTTCATGCTCCAGACATGTATATGGACAAGATTGCGGTAGGCCCTGAGTGCAAAGGCAGGGTAAGTTTAGATGCCCCGGTAAAGGACAACTTGAAAGAAGTGGCCAAAGCTTTGAATAAGAAGATATGCGAACTAACGGTGGTGGTTTTGGATCGACCCCGGCACCAGGAGTTGATAGAGGAAATCAGGATGGCGGGAGCCCGGATTAAGCTGATTACGGATGGAGACGTTTCCCCGGCAGTGGCGGCTGCTTATCCAGGATCCGGAGTCGATATATTGATGGGGATTGGCGGAGCTCCGGAAGGGGTTATTTCGGCGGCAGCCCTACGTTGCTTGGGCGGCGACTTTCAGGGACGGCTTTGGCCGACGGAAGAGGCAGAGGTAGAAAGAGCTCGTAGCATGGGGATATCCGACATTAACCATTTATTCACTTTGGAAGAATTAGTACAGTCGGAGGATGTAATTTTCGCCGCTACTGGTATAACCGATGGAGATCTCTTGAAAGGAGTGCGGTATTCGGCAAGGAGAGCTCGAACCCACAGCCTGGTGATGAGGGGTACGTCCGGGACGGTAAGATACATTGTGGCAGATCATCAGCTTGATAGAAAACCGCTTTTCAAGGATAATAGAATTAAAGTATTTGAACCATAA
- the fsa gene encoding fructose-6-phosphate aldolase — protein MRIFIDSANVEEIKEINDMGFLAGVTTNPTLVAREGKDFKTVVKEICGIVDGPISAEVISMDTAGMIAEAQELAAIHPNVVIKIPMSESGLRAIRLLADKGIRTNATLVFSPAQALLAARAGASFVSPFIGRIDDTGNNGLTVLDDIVSIFNQYLIDTEIIAASIRHPVHVVEAAKIGAHIATVPYNVIKQMVRHPMTDLGIARFLEDWKKVRA, from the coding sequence TTGCGCATTTTTATCGATTCGGCCAACGTGGAAGAAATAAAGGAAATAAACGACATGGGGTTTTTGGCTGGAGTTACCACTAATCCTACCTTGGTTGCCCGGGAAGGAAAAGATTTTAAGACCGTGGTAAAGGAAATATGTGGTATAGTGGATGGACCAATTAGTGCTGAAGTCATAAGCATGGACACAGCAGGCATGATAGCTGAAGCCCAGGAATTAGCGGCTATTCACCCGAACGTAGTTATCAAAATTCCCATGAGCGAAAGCGGGTTGAGGGCCATTAGATTACTGGCTGATAAGGGGATAAGGACTAATGCTACTCTGGTTTTTTCTCCAGCCCAGGCTTTGCTCGCAGCCCGCGCCGGGGCCAGTTTCGTCAGTCCTTTTATCGGCAGAATTGACGATACCGGAAATAACGGGCTGACGGTATTGGACGATATAGTGTCTATTTTCAACCAGTACCTCATCGACACCGAGATCATAGCAGCCAGCATAAGACACCCGGTACACGTGGTGGAAGCTGCCAAGATCGGAGCTCACATAGCCACGGTTCCCTACAACGTTATCAAGCAGATGGTAAGGCATCCTATGACAGACCTGGGTATAGCTAGGTTTTTGGAGGATTGGAAGAAGGTAAGGGCGTGA
- a CDS encoding class II fructose-1,6-bisphosphate aldolase yields the protein MALVPVADLLVQAEKGGYAVGAFNANNMEIVQAIMEAARLEKAPVIMQASQGAIQYAGLDFITGMVKIAAGDEDIPVALHLDHGTSFEQVIRCIRGGFTSVMYDGSKLPLEENIAITKKVIEIARAVGVSVEAELGKIGGTEDNVSVDEREAMFTDPEEARYFVEQTGVDSLAVAIGTAHGQYKGEPRLDFDRLAKIRQLTNIPIVLHGSSGVPDDQIRKAISLGVRKVNIDTNIREAFVGKMREELAKNEREIDPRKILGPAREAAVEIIREKIRLFGSAGRI from the coding sequence ATGGCTTTGGTACCTGTAGCTGATCTATTGGTACAAGCGGAGAAAGGGGGGTACGCGGTAGGCGCCTTCAATGCCAACAACATGGAGATCGTTCAAGCCATCATGGAAGCTGCTAGGCTTGAAAAGGCTCCGGTCATAATGCAGGCCAGTCAAGGAGCCATCCAGTACGCCGGGCTCGACTTCATTACCGGAATGGTGAAAATTGCGGCAGGAGACGAGGACATACCAGTAGCCCTGCATCTTGATCACGGTACCAGTTTTGAGCAGGTAATTCGCTGTATCAGAGGTGGATTCACTTCGGTCATGTATGATGGTTCAAAATTGCCTCTGGAGGAAAACATCGCTATCACCAAAAAAGTGATAGAGATCGCTCGAGCCGTTGGAGTATCGGTGGAAGCAGAGTTGGGGAAAATAGGCGGTACGGAAGATAACGTGTCGGTAGACGAGCGCGAGGCAATGTTTACGGATCCTGAAGAAGCTCGGTATTTCGTAGAACAGACAGGGGTGGATTCGCTGGCGGTGGCCATAGGGACGGCGCACGGGCAGTACAAAGGCGAACCCCGTCTTGATTTCGACCGGCTGGCCAAGATTCGCCAACTTACTAATATACCAATCGTTCTGCACGGTTCATCCGGGGTACCGGACGATCAGATCCGGAAGGCTATCAGTTTGGGCGTGAGAAAGGTAAACATTGACACCAATATCCGGGAAGCGTTCGTAGGGAAGATGCGGGAGGAACTAGCCAAGAACGAGCGCGAAATCGATCCTCGGAAAATTCTCGGCCCAGCCAGGGAAGCGGCCGTAGAAATAATAAGGGAAAAGATAAGACTGTTTGGAAGCGCGGGTAGAATTTAG
- a CDS encoding response regulator — translation MARRMLVVDDQKGIRRLLEELFKQEGFEVTVAADGRQAVEEVRKSIPDIVLMDMKMPNMNGIEASEEILNISENIPIILMTAYGEIELIEKSQKIGVRRYIVKPFDISVLREMVAEELG, via the coding sequence ATGGCTCGACGTATGTTGGTCGTCGATGACCAGAAAGGAATTCGCCGGCTTTTGGAGGAACTGTTCAAGCAGGAGGGGTTCGAGGTAACTGTCGCGGCTGACGGCAGGCAGGCTGTTGAGGAAGTGCGAAAAAGCATCCCCGATATAGTGTTGATGGACATGAAAATGCCGAATATGAACGGGATAGAGGCGTCGGAGGAAATACTAAACATAAGTGAGAATATACCGATTATTTTGATGACCGCTTACGGTGAAATCGAACTCATAGAAAAATCCCAAAAAATAGGGGTTAGAAGGTACATTGTGAAGCCGTTTGATATATCTGTTTTGAGAGAAATGGTGGCCGAAGAACTCGGCTAG
- a CDS encoding YIP1 family protein, giving the protein MRAHELVYGVFFNPAATFRYVGEEKPLRQVFAIWLAALGFGAVVSFSLFRGNVVSGLPPDWSVLADRVANFSLVYGVGYVVVSLLIWFVSAAVYSLASEVLYQRGNGRGLLAALALANLPSTLGPAFRLLGRVFVWESLVILLTLGICLWTVGLQVVALREALKVSTSQAIMLWAFPMVITGLLLVIMIVLLGVAAGGF; this is encoded by the coding sequence TTGCGGGCACACGAATTAGTCTACGGGGTATTCTTTAACCCGGCTGCGACCTTTCGCTACGTGGGAGAGGAAAAGCCTCTCAGGCAGGTTTTTGCGATTTGGTTGGCGGCTTTGGGGTTCGGGGCTGTGGTCAGTTTCAGCCTTTTCAGGGGAAATGTAGTTTCTGGTTTGCCGCCGGATTGGAGTGTGCTTGCTGACCGTGTAGCCAATTTTTCTCTGGTATACGGGGTAGGGTATGTAGTGGTGTCGTTATTAATATGGTTTGTTTCGGCAGCGGTCTATTCATTGGCATCCGAAGTGTTGTACCAACGGGGAAACGGTCGAGGCCTGTTAGCAGCTTTGGCTTTGGCTAACTTGCCCAGCACTTTGGGGCCGGCCTTTCGGCTGCTGGGACGGGTGTTTGTTTGGGAGTCTTTGGTCATTTTGCTGACGTTGGGAATATGCCTTTGGACCGTTGGCCTGCAAGTCGTGGCCCTGCGCGAGGCACTAAAGGTGTCAACATCACAGGCAATAATGTTGTGGGCTTTTCCCATGGTGATAACAGGGTTGCTTTTAGTGATAATGATAGTTCTGTTGGGGGTAGCGGCAGGGGGATTCTAG
- the sppA gene encoding signal peptide peptidase SppA, with product MRQRLVVGLIVAFCLAVLVLAVKWSPDTSGSASMVGAGGAIGVVRIEGVLSGASQGYGGATQTEEIMEALREAGKRDDIKAVLIRIDSPGGSAVAAQEIAREIERLKKKGKPLVASMGDVAASGGYWVAASCDEIFANPATTTGSIGVITEQVNLEELFSRMGIETEVIKSGSYKDMGSITRKLSPEERKLLEELVDDVYQQFLLQVEKGRRGKMSPDEIRTIADGRVMTGNKAKQIGLVDHLGNYYDALERTKELANLSGEPQVIELNPQDPFSKVFSQLLNSKAILQPYLSIR from the coding sequence GTGAGGCAGAGGTTAGTGGTTGGCCTTATCGTGGCTTTTTGCTTAGCTGTGCTGGTGTTGGCGGTAAAATGGTCTCCCGATACTTCCGGGTCAGCGTCCATGGTCGGAGCCGGGGGAGCAATCGGAGTGGTGAGGATTGAGGGCGTGTTGAGTGGGGCCAGCCAGGGGTACGGGGGAGCTACCCAGACAGAGGAGATTATGGAAGCTTTACGAGAGGCCGGAAAAAGGGACGACATAAAGGCAGTTCTAATTCGCATAGATAGTCCGGGAGGTAGTGCGGTAGCCGCCCAAGAAATCGCAAGGGAGATAGAGCGGCTAAAAAAGAAGGGGAAACCCCTGGTGGCTTCAATGGGAGATGTAGCTGCTTCCGGCGGATACTGGGTTGCTGCTAGCTGCGATGAGATATTTGCCAACCCGGCTACTACTACCGGCAGTATTGGAGTCATAACTGAGCAGGTAAATCTGGAAGAACTGTTCAGTAGAATGGGGATCGAAACTGAGGTAATAAAAAGTGGTTCATACAAAGATATGGGATCCATAACCCGAAAACTATCTCCTGAAGAGAGAAAATTGCTGGAAGAATTGGTTGATGATGTTTACCAGCAGTTTTTGCTCCAGGTAGAGAAAGGTAGGCGGGGCAAGATGAGCCCTGACGAGATACGAACTATTGCAGATGGTAGAGTCATGACCGGAAACAAGGCTAAACAAATAGGGCTCGTCGATCACCTGGGCAACTACTACGATGCTTTGGAAAGGACAAAGGAACTGGCTAACCTGTCCGGAGAACCGCAAGTCATCGAGTTAAACCCACAAGATCCTTTTTCCAAGGTTTTTTCCCAGTTACTGAATTCAAAGGCTATTCTTCAGCCTTATCTAAGTATAAGATGA
- the alr gene encoding alanine racemase, protein MQLMPNNRWIEVDIDALVHNLEAVRSLLKENTRLIAVLKANAYGLGAVGTARVLARHGVDYFAVTFPEEAFELREGGISTDILVFAPAGEREIEKAVEQGLTLTVASYRDYRLASEAASRFNKKVRIHLKIDTGLGRFGVTADRALELARLIHYDQWLVLEGLYTHFAEAGARSPKFTQSQFEQLQKTVDALTSNGIRPALIHCCNSAAALRFPEMHLDAVRIGTLLGGQHPAGHVPNKIKLKNPYRFKARVTAVREMPAGSYLGYYRTYRTRAASKIAVVPVGFADGLGLEALSRPGSWFDLFKIIAKLVGSYLNLSRFTVKVKIGKDEYPVRGKVFMQFCLVELPPDFPVEPGTVVEVPVKRTLAPSDIRRAYIENGCLVEAEGDDEGVLGAKREVVE, encoded by the coding sequence ATGCAACTTATGCCGAATAACCGCTGGATAGAAGTTGATATTGACGCGCTGGTTCATAACCTTGAAGCGGTTAGATCCTTGCTGAAGGAAAACACCCGCCTCATAGCCGTTCTCAAAGCTAATGCATATGGATTAGGAGCGGTGGGGACGGCACGGGTGCTCGCGCGGCACGGGGTAGACTATTTCGCCGTTACATTTCCTGAAGAGGCCTTCGAACTGCGAGAAGGAGGAATCAGTACCGATATCCTGGTATTTGCCCCTGCAGGCGAACGGGAGATCGAGAAGGCCGTTGAGCAGGGACTGACCCTGACGGTGGCGAGCTACAGGGACTACAGGCTAGCGAGTGAGGCTGCCTCTCGCTTCAATAAGAAGGTGAGAATTCACTTGAAAATCGACACTGGTTTGGGAAGGTTCGGGGTAACAGCAGACCGGGCTTTAGAGTTAGCCCGCTTAATACACTACGACCAGTGGCTGGTTTTAGAAGGGTTGTACACGCACTTTGCGGAGGCTGGGGCGCGGAGTCCAAAATTTACGCAGAGCCAGTTCGAACAGTTGCAGAAGACTGTAGATGCTCTAACCAGTAATGGTATAAGGCCAGCTTTAATACACTGTTGTAACAGTGCGGCTGCTCTTCGTTTCCCCGAAATGCACCTAGATGCGGTCCGGATAGGAACGTTGCTTGGCGGACAGCACCCGGCTGGACACGTACCCAACAAGATAAAGCTTAAAAACCCTTACCGGTTCAAGGCGAGAGTAACGGCGGTGAGGGAAATGCCAGCAGGCAGTTATCTGGGCTATTACCGTACCTATCGAACCAGGGCAGCATCGAAAATAGCAGTGGTACCGGTCGGGTTCGCGGACGGATTGGGGCTAGAAGCGTTATCAAGGCCTGGAAGTTGGTTTGACCTGTTCAAGATAATCGCCAAATTGGTAGGATCATACTTGAATCTAAGCCGGTTTACGGTTAAGGTCAAGATAGGAAAAGACGAGTACCCGGTCAGGGGCAAGGTGTTCATGCAATTTTGTTTGGTTGAGCTACCTCCGGATTTTCCAGTGGAACCGGGCACAGTGGTGGAGGTACCGGTAAAAAGGACCTTAGCTCCCAGCGACATTCGTCGTGCATACATAGAGAACGGATGTTTAGTTGAAGCGGAAGGGGATGACGAAGGAGTCTTGGGTGCCAAGAGGGAGGTGGTGGAGTGA
- a CDS encoding peptidoglycan bridge formation glycyltransferase FemA/FemB family protein, with protein sequence MFDEFVSRHPKGHILQTWEWGQVKAFTGWKPLPMVLERDGQVVGAILILKRRLPIPGLERSIFYAPRGPVIDVHDRELFAALITEVRKLARKHRAIFLKIDPDVPASDEEFVRLLRENGFKKTVTAEGFEGVQPTFVFRLDISPSEEELLGRMSSKTRYNIRLAVRKGVKVYPMETKEQLPVFYSILKETAERDNFLIRGYDYFSTIWDELVPQGLARFFLAEYEGKVIAGTLALKLGSKVWYSYGASSNQHRNVMPNYLLQWSMIRWAQQEGCTLYDFRGVSGELREDNPLYGLYRFKKGFGGEFVEFVGEWDKVFSPFFYWLWEWALPLYYRGTRWIIRWRKRGGRKQGHATYAE encoded by the coding sequence ATGTTCGACGAATTTGTATCCCGGCACCCCAAAGGCCACATCCTTCAAACCTGGGAGTGGGGGCAGGTCAAGGCATTTACCGGTTGGAAGCCTCTACCCATGGTGTTGGAGCGGGACGGACAGGTAGTTGGAGCAATCTTGATACTGAAACGGCGGCTTCCGATACCAGGACTCGAAAGGAGCATTTTTTACGCGCCGAGGGGTCCAGTAATCGATGTGCATGACCGCGAACTTTTTGCGGCTTTGATAACAGAGGTAAGGAAACTGGCACGGAAACACAGGGCGATATTCCTAAAGATAGATCCGGATGTTCCGGCGAGCGACGAAGAGTTTGTCCGTCTTTTACGCGAAAACGGGTTTAAGAAGACGGTGACCGCAGAAGGGTTCGAAGGGGTACAGCCTACTTTTGTCTTTAGACTGGACATTTCTCCTTCCGAAGAAGAGCTTCTTGGCAGGATGAGTTCGAAAACCCGCTATAACATCCGGCTAGCTGTACGAAAAGGAGTAAAGGTCTACCCGATGGAAACCAAGGAGCAACTCCCCGTGTTCTACTCCATCTTGAAGGAAACCGCGGAGAGGGACAATTTCCTTATTCGCGGGTATGACTACTTCAGTACCATTTGGGATGAACTGGTACCGCAAGGCCTTGCCCGTTTTTTTCTTGCCGAATACGAGGGAAAGGTGATAGCAGGTACCTTAGCATTAAAACTGGGGAGCAAGGTATGGTACAGCTACGGGGCTTCCAGCAACCAACATCGCAATGTTATGCCTAATTATCTTTTGCAGTGGTCTATGATCCGATGGGCGCAACAAGAGGGATGTACGCTGTACGATTTTCGCGGGGTGTCCGGGGAATTGAGGGAAGATAACCCCTTGTATGGGTTGTACCGGTTTAAGAAGGGATTTGGCGGTGAATTTGTAGAATTCGTGGGTGAATGGGACAAGGTGTTCTCGCCTTTTTTCTATTGGCTGTGGGAATGGGCCTTACCATTATACTACCGGGGGACAAGATGGATTATACGGTGGCGAAAACGCGGAGGAAGAAAACAGGGACATGCAACTTATGCCGAATAA